A portion of the Bifidobacterium lemurum genome contains these proteins:
- a CDS encoding phasin family protein: protein MADFDLGDGLRKVFLAGVGALATTYEKGTEIVNELVEKGELTVEQGKALNTELKRKVTEAVDDAKKSAAEASDKPAEEQGDAE, encoded by the coding sequence ATGGCTGATTTCGATTTGGGCGATGGCCTGCGCAAGGTGTTTCTCGCGGGCGTCGGCGCCCTGGCGACCACCTACGAGAAGGGCACGGAAATCGTCAACGAACTGGTGGAGAAGGGCGAGCTCACCGTTGAGCAGGGCAAGGCTCTGAACACCGAACTCAAGCGCAAGGTGACCGAGGCGGTGGACGACGCCAAGAAGTCCGCGGCCGAAGCCAGCGACAAGCCCGCCGAAGAGCAGGGCGACGCCGAGTGA
- a CDS encoding ROK family transcriptional regulator, with translation MSQPHPIIGNLSALTEYNRSRVVRALYRRGVCSRADIARETGLTPTAITKITGDLIALGAITEVGDMPGRAGRRSIGIALNGTGLRVIGVTFERSTITAGVFTLEGNPLDGAGSRAELSIGTGEHAKDVVARAQDWIRGRLEADHAIVAVGITIPGPYLPQDGRIAVVTQTNDWESVNFREAFVDAFAVPVVLAHDAGAGALAQQLLNPQCRMADSLAYLLLGEGTGLGVIDQGQLLVGAHGGAGEIGHISIDINGPVCKCGNHGCLERYCSAEAVRERLIASTPALVEDAERLSPIEACRALFALAAAGNADALDHVRELGRYVGYGCVTVINAYDPEIIVLGDLMAEAGEPLLAAAKAVVDERVAPALRARVRLTLNTMGGDEVLSGAVALAIEHALGNPTAMLPR, from the coding sequence ATGAGCCAGCCGCACCCCATCATCGGCAACCTCTCCGCACTGACGGAATACAACCGTTCACGTGTGGTGCGCGCCCTCTACCGGCGCGGCGTGTGCTCGCGCGCGGATATCGCCCGTGAGACGGGGCTCACCCCCACCGCCATCACCAAAATCACCGGCGACCTCATCGCCCTCGGCGCGATCACCGAGGTGGGCGACATGCCCGGACGCGCCGGCCGCCGCTCCATCGGCATCGCGCTTAACGGCACCGGCCTGCGCGTGATCGGCGTGACCTTCGAACGCAGCACCATCACGGCCGGCGTGTTCACGCTTGAAGGCAATCCGCTCGACGGGGCCGGTTCGCGCGCCGAACTGTCCATCGGCACGGGTGAGCATGCCAAGGATGTGGTCGCCCGCGCCCAGGATTGGATCCGGGGGCGATTGGAGGCCGACCATGCCATCGTCGCCGTCGGCATCACCATTCCCGGCCCGTATCTCCCGCAGGACGGCCGTATCGCGGTGGTCACGCAGACCAACGACTGGGAGTCGGTGAACTTCCGCGAAGCCTTCGTCGACGCGTTCGCGGTGCCGGTTGTGCTCGCGCACGACGCCGGCGCCGGCGCGCTGGCCCAGCAACTGCTCAATCCGCAATGCCGCATGGCCGATTCCCTCGCCTATCTGCTGCTCGGCGAGGGAACGGGTCTGGGTGTGATCGACCAAGGGCAATTGCTGGTCGGAGCCCATGGCGGCGCCGGCGAGATCGGCCATATCTCCATCGATATCAACGGCCCGGTCTGCAAATGCGGCAATCATGGCTGCCTGGAGCGGTACTGCTCGGCGGAGGCGGTGCGCGAGCGTCTGATCGCGAGCACGCCGGCGCTGGTGGAGGATGCGGAGCGGCTCTCCCCCATCGAGGCATGCCGCGCGCTGTTCGCGCTGGCCGCCGCGGGGAACGCGGACGCGCTCGACCATGTGCGCGAGTTGGGGCGCTATGTGGGATATGGCTGCGTCACGGTGATCAACGCCTACGATCCCGAGATCATCGTGTTGGGTGATTTGATGGCGGAGGCCGGCGAACCGTTGCTGGCCGCCGCTAAGGCCGTGGTGGACGAGCGCGTGGCACCGGCGTTGCGGGCCCGGGTGCGGCTGACTCTCAACACCATGGGAGGTGACGAGGTGCTTAGCGGCGCGGTCGCGCTGGCCATCGAGCACGCGCTCGGCAATCCCACCGCGATGCTGCCGCGCTGA
- a CDS encoding AGE family epimerase/isomerase gives MTNESYEYGTAANKALLERETAELLAFGRNFPAPNGGSCWLDDLGDPDPSHGIQTWITCRMAHVYTLGALNGMDGAEELVDRALDGLRGQLHDDANGGWYPEVSIEGVPAEGKICYTHAFVILAATSATLIGRPGARELLNEALATFDRRFWDEETGLAVDTWDTAFTELDPYRGVNANMHTVEAFLAVADVTGDETYRTRAGRIADHVIDWASHNDWRIPEHFHADWSPDLECNQDKPDDQFKPYGATPGHGIEWARLITQYALSSGKPQKEVDRYLDAAERLFLRALEDAWNRDGTIGLAYTTDWEGEPVVTDRMHWTLAEGVNTAAVLARVTGKQVFKDWYATFWQYIDEYLIDHEHGSWFHQLDKDNHVIGTVWPGKSDLYHATQCTLIPLLDPAVSIAPALKAARAAR, from the coding sequence ATGACCAACGAATCATACGAATACGGCACCGCCGCCAACAAGGCGCTGCTCGAGCGCGAAACCGCCGAACTGCTGGCCTTCGGCCGCAACTTCCCCGCCCCCAACGGCGGCTCCTGCTGGCTGGACGATCTGGGCGACCCCGACCCGAGCCACGGCATCCAGACCTGGATCACCTGCCGCATGGCCCACGTCTACACTTTGGGCGCGCTCAACGGCATGGACGGCGCGGAGGAACTGGTGGACCGCGCGCTTGACGGCCTGCGCGGCCAGCTCCACGACGACGCCAACGGCGGATGGTATCCGGAGGTCTCCATCGAGGGCGTTCCCGCCGAAGGCAAGATCTGCTACACGCACGCCTTCGTGATCCTGGCCGCCACGTCGGCCACGTTGATCGGCCGCCCCGGCGCGCGCGAACTGCTCAACGAGGCGCTGGCGACCTTCGACCGGCGTTTCTGGGACGAGGAGACGGGACTCGCGGTCGACACCTGGGACACCGCCTTCACCGAGCTCGACCCGTACCGCGGCGTCAACGCCAATATGCACACCGTCGAAGCCTTCCTCGCGGTCGCCGACGTCACCGGCGACGAAACCTACCGCACGCGGGCCGGACGCATCGCCGACCACGTCATCGACTGGGCCTCGCATAACGACTGGCGCATCCCCGAGCACTTCCACGCCGACTGGTCGCCGGACCTCGAATGCAATCAGGACAAGCCCGACGACCAGTTCAAGCCGTATGGCGCGACTCCGGGCCACGGCATCGAATGGGCGCGTCTCATCACCCAGTACGCCTTAAGCTCCGGCAAGCCGCAGAAGGAGGTGGACCGCTACCTCGACGCCGCCGAACGGCTGTTCCTGCGCGCGCTCGAGGACGCCTGGAACCGCGACGGAACCATCGGCCTGGCCTACACCACCGATTGGGAGGGCGAGCCCGTGGTCACCGACCGCATGCACTGGACGCTCGCCGAGGGCGTGAACACGGCCGCGGTGCTGGCCCGCGTGACCGGCAAGCAGGTGTTCAAGGATTGGTACGCCACGTTCTGGCAGTATATCGACGAATACCTCATCGACCACGAGCACGGCTCCTGGTTCCATCAGCTCGATAAGGACAACCATGTGATCGGCACGGTCTGGCCGGGCAAATCCGACCTGTACCACGCCACCCAGTGCACGCTGATCCCGCTGCTCGACCCGGCGGTTTCCATCGCCCCGGCCCTAAAGGCGGCCCGGGCGGCGCGATAA
- a CDS encoding mechanosensitive ion channel domain-containing protein: MVTTEPMSKRLKIKIAALLAVVLASVAVTGLLLAGVQTQLSLSGYTDEMRQQNEQLKETLEQADLETQESTESFDETFRSKAESIAYMANNNAGFEATDAKMKELKTLLAVDNVLVVAENGDVVAKAQDTQADFHHARFNQLRTVFETGEPSDAVEVSLPDKDWNYRYYAAAIDDDTMAVVETSPERLDDIIDSSSSLTATLKDITVGQQGYMMAVSAQDYTVQYHPNADLIGTDALTNGLNVDDLEDGKFFHMNFDGTRLYSGVTKIGDTYYISSVPEHTLSASRNVTVGVILFAFIVVMAAVVMYGVFVLRDDENRGHRDEDLLAFGPLRYNRKVGGKAAVLSVVGLVVVIVVSFYMQTLFALSSESLVNADRASSIAQTMSNTTKRANSLKQEYNTRYLNKVKVAAYVLDQNPELANKSDLTQLADALGVDMISVFDEDGVRTASTEPDRSFTLSENPEDQSYAFRQLLQGVESLVQDPTEDDSTGAMRQYIGVPTYDDEGLIDGLVQIAVHPQMLEELLTSVEIDNVLDGVQVGKDGFAFAVSKSNGRLVYFPDSLVQGKKATAVGMTEAQLKGGYSDYLTIAGTTYYASSVETSDYYLYVTGGDSELMAERLPLTLATAGIALVCLLLVFLILAFERDPKARAKKVAAGAGAIGAADAAAERASAASGSEGDASVLDAHVFEVRVPGTERRMKTQSAASRWLNQSFDWDEKTPEGKLGTVMRWFFGLFVVIVFIGVMFKDEIFGSQSVFSYVLGGGWNKGLNIFAITAALMSACVIITVAGVAQELLRMLTGVLGARGETMVRLLCSVIKYGSIIGILYYCMALLGVDTATLLASAGLLTLAIGFGAQQLVSDILSGLFIIFEGEFRVGDVIQVGSMGGTVIEIGVRTTKIDDGSGNILVLRNSEISNVMNKTKLDSYASVDVTLEYGESLPRVENILERELPNIKKRLPAILDGPFYKGVAALNPDGTAVIRIVARCVEGNRGQLERDLKREMKLIISKHGILTPFQQVVVHEPAEAAKPSLYEMREADRFNEEQKESAKLIGNEEDDDEKE; this comes from the coding sequence ATGGTGACCACCGAACCCATGTCCAAACGACTGAAAATCAAAATCGCCGCCCTGCTGGCCGTGGTGCTGGCAAGCGTGGCGGTCACCGGCCTGCTGCTGGCCGGCGTGCAGACCCAGCTGTCGCTGTCGGGATACACCGACGAGATGCGCCAGCAGAACGAACAGCTCAAGGAGACCCTGGAACAGGCCGATCTCGAGACGCAGGAAAGCACGGAAAGCTTCGACGAGACCTTCCGCTCGAAGGCCGAGTCCATCGCCTATATGGCCAACAACAACGCCGGATTCGAAGCCACCGACGCCAAGATGAAGGAGCTCAAAACGCTTCTCGCCGTCGACAACGTGCTGGTGGTGGCCGAGAACGGCGATGTGGTGGCCAAGGCGCAGGACACTCAGGCGGACTTCCACCACGCGCGCTTCAACCAGCTGCGCACGGTGTTCGAGACCGGCGAGCCGTCCGATGCCGTGGAGGTGAGCCTGCCCGACAAGGACTGGAACTACCGTTATTACGCGGCCGCAATCGACGACGACACCATGGCGGTGGTGGAGACCAGTCCCGAGCGCCTGGACGACATCATCGACTCCAGCAGCTCGCTGACCGCCACGCTCAAGGACATCACCGTCGGCCAGCAGGGCTACATGATGGCCGTGTCCGCGCAGGACTACACCGTGCAATACCATCCGAACGCGGATCTGATCGGCACGGACGCCCTGACGAACGGCCTGAACGTCGACGACCTTGAGGACGGCAAGTTCTTCCATATGAACTTCGACGGCACCCGCCTGTACAGCGGCGTGACCAAAATCGGCGACACCTACTACATCAGCTCCGTGCCGGAGCACACGCTGTCCGCCTCGCGCAACGTCACCGTGGGCGTGATTCTGTTCGCGTTCATCGTGGTGATGGCCGCCGTGGTGATGTACGGCGTGTTCGTGCTGCGCGACGACGAGAACCGCGGCCACCGCGACGAGGACCTGCTCGCGTTCGGCCCGCTGCGCTACAACCGCAAGGTCGGCGGCAAGGCGGCCGTGCTTTCCGTGGTGGGGCTTGTGGTGGTCATCGTGGTGTCCTTCTACATGCAGACGCTGTTCGCGCTGTCCAGCGAATCGCTGGTCAACGCCGACCGCGCCTCGTCCATCGCCCAGACCATGTCCAACACCACCAAGCGCGCGAACAGCCTCAAGCAGGAATACAACACCCGCTATCTCAACAAGGTCAAGGTCGCGGCGTATGTGCTCGACCAGAACCCCGAGCTGGCGAACAAGTCGGATCTGACCCAGCTGGCCGACGCGCTGGGCGTCGACATGATCAGCGTGTTCGACGAGGACGGCGTGCGCACCGCCTCCACCGAGCCGGACCGTTCGTTCACGCTCAGCGAGAATCCCGAGGACCAGTCCTACGCCTTCCGCCAGCTGCTGCAGGGCGTCGAATCGCTGGTGCAGGATCCGACCGAGGATGACAGCACCGGCGCGATGCGCCAGTACATCGGCGTGCCCACCTACGACGACGAGGGGCTGATCGACGGTCTGGTGCAGATCGCCGTCCACCCGCAGATGCTCGAGGAACTGCTCACCAGCGTGGAGATCGACAACGTGCTCGACGGCGTGCAGGTCGGCAAGGACGGTTTCGCCTTCGCGGTGAGCAAGAGCAACGGCAGGCTGGTCTACTTCCCCGACAGCCTCGTGCAGGGCAAGAAGGCCACCGCCGTCGGCATGACCGAGGCCCAGCTCAAGGGCGGCTATTCCGATTATCTGACGATCGCCGGCACGACCTACTACGCCTCGTCCGTGGAGACCTCGGACTACTACCTGTACGTCACGGGCGGCGATTCCGAGCTGATGGCCGAGCGTCTGCCGCTGACGCTCGCCACCGCCGGCATCGCGCTGGTGTGCCTGCTGCTGGTGTTCCTGATCCTCGCCTTCGAGCGTGACCCGAAGGCCCGTGCGAAGAAGGTCGCCGCCGGCGCCGGTGCGATCGGCGCGGCTGATGCGGCTGCCGAGCGCGCCTCCGCAGCGTCCGGATCCGAAGGCGATGCGAGCGTGCTCGACGCCCACGTGTTCGAGGTGCGGGTGCCCGGCACCGAACGCAGGATGAAAACCCAATCCGCCGCCAGCCGCTGGCTCAACCAGTCCTTCGACTGGGACGAGAAGACCCCGGAGGGCAAGCTGGGCACGGTGATGCGCTGGTTCTTCGGCCTGTTCGTCGTGATCGTGTTCATCGGCGTGATGTTCAAGGACGAGATCTTCGGCAGCCAGTCCGTGTTCTCCTACGTGCTCGGCGGCGGCTGGAACAAGGGCCTGAACATCTTCGCCATCACGGCGGCGCTGATGTCGGCCTGCGTGATCATCACCGTGGCCGGCGTGGCGCAGGAGCTGCTGCGCATGCTCACCGGCGTGCTCGGCGCGCGCGGCGAGACCATGGTGCGTCTGCTGTGCAGCGTCATCAAGTACGGCTCCATCATCGGCATCCTGTACTACTGCATGGCCCTGCTCGGCGTGGACACCGCCACGCTGCTCGCCTCCGCCGGCCTGCTCACGCTGGCCATCGGTTTCGGCGCCCAGCAGCTGGTCTCCGACATCCTCTCCGGCCTGTTCATCATCTTCGAAGGCGAGTTCCGCGTCGGCGACGTGATCCAGGTCGGCTCCATGGGCGGCACCGTGATCGAGATCGGCGTGCGCACCACGAAGATCGACGACGGCTCCGGCAACATCCTGGTGCTGCGCAATAGCGAGATCAGCAACGTGATGAACAAGACGAAGCTCGACTCCTACGCTTCGGTGGATGTGACGCTCGAATACGGCGAATCGCTGCCGCGCGTCGAGAACATCCTCGAACGCGAGCTGCCGAACATCAAGAAGCGTCTGCCGGCCATCCTCGACGGCCCGTTCTACAAGGGCGTCGCCGCGCTCAACCCGGACGGCACCGCGGTGATCCGCATCGTCGCGCGCTGCGTCGAAGGCAACCGCGGCCAGTTGGAACGCGACCTGAAGCGCGAGATGAAGCTCATCATCTCCAAGCATGGCATCCTCACGCCGTTCCAGCAGGTCGTGGTCCACGAGCCCGCGGAGGCGGCCAAGCCCTCGCTGTACGAGATGCGCGAGGCCGACCGTTTCAACGAGGAGCAGAAGGAATCCGCGAAGCTGATCGGCAATGAGGAGGACGACGACGAAAAGGAGTGA